The Styela clava chromosome 3, kaStyClav1.hap1.2, whole genome shotgun sequence genome includes the window AAAGATCGAAGCATTTTATCTTAATCTTTATGGAATAAAAGTAAGATAATTTGTTTCTATTATTGaataaatagaatatattcGAACTACAGTTTTCAATTTATCTATTTTTGATTCCAGTATGAAAGTCCGAGTCAGACAATCAATATAGAACAATCACAGTCAGACAGAAGTAAAAAATCTTTTCATCCTGTGAAGTAAGTAGTTACACAGCATTTTTGATCGGGGAacattattttagtatataatGATGCACAACCTTCTTTTTGTATtcatggataaaaaaaatttgagtgtCGTTTTTGTATTTCAAGGGTCGATCTTCCAGGAGACCAAGTAACGAAAGTAACAGTGGGAAGATTGCATTTTAGCGAAACTACATCTAATAACATGAGAAAGAAAGGCAGACCAAATCCAGATCAAAGGTATGTTTCAATGTTTATGGAGATTTCAGACAAAAGAAGCACGTTTGATTCTTCAGGGTTGTGTGTTGTGAAATGTCAATTTATTCATCGTATCTCACCAGACTCTTTTACATTAATTATAAGGTATTTCATGTGCGTTGTTGCACTCCAAGCGCAAGCAGATGGTAAGGTGTTCATGGTCAGCGCCGCAAACACAGAAAAAATAATAGTACGTGCTTCCAATCCTGGACAATTCGACAGCGACGACGTGCAATGGCAAAGAGCACAAGTTCCAGACGCCATCTTCCATAATGTAAGTAAAACGCAAAGAAATGTTTTGAAAGACTCCCTCGCTTACATATAGGTTGCATTGCACATCAACAAAAACAGTAATACTCTCCTGTATAAATTCTTTCAGACATAGTATAGAAAAACCcgacgaaaatttgtttttttttgctccAAAGCATATTTATTTCTATGAGATACCAATTTTCTGCTAAAATTTCATATCATTCCTGAAGATAGCATGTCTATAATTTATTGTCATCGTCTAGAACAAAATTCCCTTCCGGGCAAATTACTTTCGACGAATCTTTGAGATAGTGATCTATCCATGCGCGTCATACGCTTAATTTTAAACGATGGATCATGGTTAATGCCTCCACATCCGTTTGAAGATTTTTTGTCGATTCGGCAAAAGATGTCTTGTATCCTTAAAATGGACTTTTCTCGATGAGTTAATGTGACCTTCGTGAGTGAGAATTcatttataatgaaaataaatttccaaAGCTTCGCTTATCGTGTCGTACTTTACTCaacattaaataattttaagcCATCACGCAAGAATAATATCCGGTGACGACactataacaatatatataataatattgaatatcgaATTATTATTGTTATCCTACTTTAAACACAATATATAGAACAGTTATTGAATCAATTATGGATTCCTAGTAATCGCGCTTTTAGATGCTTATACATAGTAGATTCAACCCATGTCCTATTAATGCTTACACGTATGATAAAACAAACATAGTTAGGCTGATACGAGCCTCCTTCAAGTTAtaatatacataaaaataaatgaataacttGATATGTTTTGCTAATAAGAACTTGAAAACTGCTGCAACCAAGATATGCATTATTAATTGAATAAGTATAAAGTATTGAATGTATTGTGTACTCTGTGTGGGTTTGTCGGTATCTTAATCTATATTTGATTGTTACACACATCAATATGATGTGACACGACAATCATATATTTGCGATGAGAAACCACACAGAGAACAAGAATTcgtttgttttttgttaaaataactGACAATACTTACATCATCTTTGATCAAGTTTGATTATAACCGTTTGAAAACGCGAACAATGCATTCATATGACCTCCGAAACTCCAATACTTATCAGATTATACCAGAGATGAATATCTTAGACCAAAACAACGTCAGGAGACGTCCGTTCTCTGCGCCATAATTAATACcacacaaatgaaatattcataCGCGATGGGAATCAATTTAGATTGTTTTTAGTATATCAGCGAATTTTCCTCAAGCGGTGCAACTTACACGGTACTAATGTCTGCGTGCGAAATCGTGGTTTTATTTGACAAACAGAGTTTGCTAGCgggtttaaattttaaaaaggaagAGATCATTTGTTtccttatatttattttcaattgaagGATATTATATATTTCTAGTGATGACTTAGCTGTCCATGATAAAGTAAAGTACATCTGAATTCCAATTTTCTAGTGCCATCTAGCGGATCACAAAATCGAACATTAAGTCCACTCACTAATTCTAATTTTTCAGGGACGAGTTGGCATCAACTATGACAAACCTGACGAGTCTTTAGTTGTACATGGAAACATAAAAATTACAGGACGCCTAATGCAACCATCTGATCTCCGAGCAAAAGAAGATATTCAAGAGGTGGGTTTATTGCCACACCCAACGTCTTGATTACTACCCGAACGATGAATATAATTATTCTATAAGATAAGATTTTCAGAAACCCAATAACACAACTAAATGCTATGAAAAATCACTTCTCTCGCACGGTTACCAGTATATGTCTGGTATAGGAATAGTCAACTCGTTTCAGATGTATTGACTCTTGCTCAAACATGATTCAACCATTACCTGTTGAAACTTCTTTTAATTTGATTCATTACCTACATTTCAGGTTGATACAAAAGATCAGCTTCGAACAGTTCAAAATGTCAGGATCGTAAGATATAAATATTCACCAGAGTATGCACAATATGCAGGAATTGACCCGACTGCAGTGAGCACAGGTAAAAagacgtattttttttttagaagtCTATGAGACTACTCAATCGGCTTTGTCCATATTTTTTAgctcaatatgtttttattaCTGAATATGAATATCCTCAGGTCTTGTTTTAGTTCACGGACGACTAAGGGCCTAAGGGCTGTGTTGtgttattatattcaaaaactTTTTGGTATCTACAGGCGTTTTAGCGCAAGAATTTCAACAAGTTTTACCCGATGCCGTGAAGGAGACAGGAGATGTCGAACTACAAAATGGAGACACAATACCCAACTTTCTCGTTGTTGACAAGGTAATGTTTCCAactgaatatatttattcaatgtatAGTCGCATCACAACGAGGAaacttgataatatttttattttattcaggaTCGGTTATACATGGAAAATGTCGGTGCTGTCAAAGAACTTTGTAAATTAACCggaaattttgaatcaagaatTGACCAACTGGAGCGGTGGAATAAAAAACTTGCtaaactgaaaaaatatgacagCATAAGATCAACAGCGAGTAGCATGTTTAGGTAAAATAAACTTATCAAAatttgtattgtttgtttttatccTAAAATTCGAAATTCTTTATTCGGAATTAAAAATACAGTTTGTATGTTACTGTTCTTCGATGCAACCAAACAAGGAGGCTGTAATACTGGGATATGATTTTTCAAATACCTGTTAGAAACTCAGTCTAAAAGTATCGGACATTTTATGTTAATTGAGACCGCATAGATATCCATTGCTTAGTGTTGAGTTGCATGACGATACAGTGTTTCGCATTTCGGTAAATCGACATTTAACTTTTTACAGCGGTATAAGCAGTCTTTCAACGTCAACTGGAACTCCTTCAGTAAGCCGAGCTGGAAGCACAAGGTTTTCAAAAGACAAAAATCATAACGCAAACAATAAGAATCCGGTTTCtaaaacaaaaagtaaaaatagaCCATCAAGAGAAGGCAGTGACAATCGAAGAGATCGACACAGTCGGAGGGTAAGTTGGATAAATATAAGCGAATATATACAGGAAATGAAACAGCAGTCCTGTAGAGACGTCCAGTAGCGCAGAATTTTTCTGTAGTACTTACTGCTTACTAGTGCTCGGTACATATTCATTCAATTACATAAAGATACtagtttattaaattttgattgcTCAAATTGATGTTTGCTTTTATATCGACAGGATGAAGCTACCCCTGATAACGGTGGAATCGGCTGCTTGAACCAAAAACTGACACAAGGACTAGTTATTGCACTTTTCCTTGTAATGGCATTCAGGTATTGACTTTGTTACTTTATTacatttctttaaatattctataaattattttaatctTGTCGGCGGCATCGACGATGGATGATAATTGTATAGACAAAGTGTTATACAAATTCAAATTAATGGACTTGTGTTCGTGTAATAAACTCGTGGATTCTCTTTGGCCTTCGACTATACAATACCCCGCATTCCAGTGCCCTTATTGTATTGATTTAAGGTAGTTTAAAGTTTGCACAATGCATACTCTGTTCATTGTGACTGAGCTTAGCAAATGATTTACccgtttttatcaaatattagaACATAAAAGTATATTGACCCACTGCATAGCGCATTTACGATAAACTTCATATCATACATGAAAGAAAGGTCACACCTACAGCTACCTAAGTATGAAAACTGCTGATTACAAATGCAGTGCCATCCTCGCAATTTGATGGTTGCCACCTTTTTAATAAGGCAGAAATTTAACCTTTGCCTGACCCTTGCAGTTTTGTAGCGATGTCAACTTTGTACGCCATATCGCTAAACAACAATGGCGACCAGGGATGCTCAGGAACAAATTGTCAAACCAAAATGCTGAGTACCAATAACGCTGACGATTACGGGTACGCTCAACGCATGAGATAAAACTTCTCATGCGCGCATGTTCAGTCACATTTGGTGTTACCTGCAGCAATCACAAAGCAATAACAGTTTTCTGTCTAATATTCTGCATGCTTTCGGGTGTATTTTAATAACTATATTATCGCTAACATCTTTATAGTAACTCTGTAAATATTATAAAAGTTTTGCATgcttcattttcattatttctgGGTGATTTCAGTATGATTGGAATGATGGTAATATACATTGTTGACGCGAGAATGGAAAGCAATAACAACGAGCGGATTTGCCCGCCATGTCCATCATGCAATCCAACCATCGATACCTCTACTATTTCTACCCCCGGGTAAATATCTTGCATGACGCCACTGTTTCTCTTTCCTTTCTAAACAAACATCTGTTTCCATTCTTGAttaatgaataatataattatcGCTTGATTTCAAGATTATTCTTTATACATTTGATCATTTTGATAACCTGTTCCAAGAAAATGTAATGTAACACTTTGTGATTCTCAAATTTTTATTCTATAAGCTTTGTGTTTATTTGCATTCAATTCATTACTAAgtgtaatttaaatttaaaaatatagtatAAATACAATGCAATTCTTTTTGGTTTGGTTGTCGAAAAATGTCATTGAAAAACTTCTTGGCAACGATATATAACGTCCTGTGAAATTACTAGCAAAATATGAGTATATCAGCGATTTTAGatgataaatttattcattttagacATAAGTAACAGTATCATTTAGGGAACAGTAAAAGTTAAACTATTCTTGTTTTTATCACAGAAATGACGCCTCGACATCATTTAGGTCGACTGTGGGACCGAGTAACCCCACAACCGAAATTGGAAGTGAGTTTCTAAAActgttattaaatatatttaacgaATTAAAACTCAAATTTTAAACTCTTTTCTGTGTTTCCAGCTCCTGCATCATCTGGTAGTAACCGCGTCCCCATTTCTTACTGTCCGATGGAGGGACGTGCAGTGTGTTCGGAGGAAAAGGTTGGTTCATGTGTAATTATATCATAATTATAACTATTTCTTAAAGTTTTCTGCCGTTGTTACGAAAAGTGAAAACATATAATCATACAATCGGAATCAATTTTCATACTGAATCTGATACGGATTGTAACCaatttttaatatctttttcAGAATTACTGCTGTTCTGGTCCTACTCATGGTCAAGAAATTTCAGAACTTTGTCAGCGTGATATGATCATGCCTGATGGAGTGATGGTAACGAGCCCTTCAACAAGAAGACATCCTGATGCCCGAGGTAATAATTGCTTTCTTGTTATTTATGTATTGACTTAAGATGACATGAATTTATTGGTACAATCATGATAAACTCACTTGAAGTAGGTAGGCAAATTAAATAGGCCTCGTAATATGGTTATAACATAAACACTGTATATTAGGTAACTAATCAAATGTCGTTGTATTTCGAAACAAACTATTCTTATTATTCATTCAGGTGGTTTCTTCAACCCTGGGAAAGACAAGTACGACCCTTATCGAAGATTTGAACCAACTCTCCGACCAGAGCATTTTCGTACTTCGACATATCGATTTGTTAATCACAAAGCAAAACAGGAAAAACAGCGTGAAGAAAATCGACGCCATTATAATTACAAAACACAATACAGACGACCGCCGACTCCGAGACCGACCATAGAATATGTTCACAGTAAAGAGCCTCAACATATCACTCACCCCAGCACCCCGCAGCACGTTGTTACAAACCCCACTATTCATCCAACTAGTCCCAAGTTCCATCGCACTCTCAACGTCACTGAAAAGAAGATCATTGCTAAAGAGAATTGGGATCACCAAGTGCCAGTTTCGGCATTCGATACAGGTGACTTAACATTCTTTacattttgatgaaaataatgagtgaaaaaaatgtcaaattccGGTTTGATTATTTTAACAAACGCTTGATGATACGTGTGAAGATGTAGTATTTCAAAACTGAAGATAATTTTTCAGAAACGAGTCTTCTTTTAAATGAACCCTTGCCATTTCATTCTaggaaaatattcataaaaaatatatttcagataaAGCTAAACCACCATCGGTTATAAGAAACCCGGAATCATCTAAAGATGATGGAATGAAGGATGATATTGATAACATAAAAGAAGATGAAGTTGACACAAAACCTCGTTTTAAAACTATGAGGTAAGTCATACTTTATGTTCTATAAGGTATCTCATATTACACTGCAGTTTCATACAGGCAAACCTGTATGCTTCTGATCTGAGTGTGTCAGACAAAACAGTAATGTTTCGGTAAGATAGTATTAAAATCTAAATCTAAAACAGAAATGGCTTAACCTCTATCTATAACATAGCATGTCGTTAGATGGTTCAAGTTCACTTTGCTTATGTGCGAATATGACATTCCGAATATATTTACCTTcgttaaaattgatttttctattctaataatatttttaaaatggaatTTGTTTAAGTGTTTAGTACGTTAAAATCAAGCTtaacaaatacaaatattttagaGATGAACCAGAAGAAGTGTTAACTCGAGTAAGAAGAGATGTTGACGACATTGATGAAACGGATGGAAGCGATACTGAAACAGATGATATTCTTTCTCAAAAcggattgaaaattttatctgtTCGTCTTCTGGAACCTGATGTGACATTGTATACAAACGAAACAACGGCATCTCCTTATGTGCTATGGTGAGTTCTTCACAAAATTACCATTTACGACGTAATCTCCCAAGCCTTGCATAATATTCCCTAACATGATataaatgtgatttttttacAGCCACAGTTATCGTAACACAAGCTTCAACGTTCCAGTGTCGATGCATACCCCTCCCGGCGTTCCAATGACTCTTGAATTCAAGTAAGTGTTGAATCAAATTGGTACTTGAATACTATAAAAAGCGTAGCAAAATAGTCTATATTGATGCTACTTGCTACCCACAAATTTGGTACTGTTGATTTGCCATCTAAGAGTATCTGGATACTTTTTTATTGATTCTCATTTGCTTGGAATTATAGAACACATTCCATGATTTCTGTTTTACAAATTCTGTTACATGgttgtattttaaataaatctagAACATAAGTTTTGAAGTGGTAAACTTTGATCATCTGTTTTCTTCTAATAAACTGTATAAACACGTTTTAACAGCACTACAGTACCGGGTACTATATATTTATGCGACCACAAAAAGCTGAGCTTCTGTCAAGAAATTAGCGACCAATATTTACCAAACGAAGAAGCTGACGGTCGATCCAAAGACGGAACATCACTTCGTTTTACGCTTTTCTTCTCTAGCTACGTTTCGTCAGATTACTATTTCCGATTGACTACGGTAATCATTTTTTCCCTTTGTtcctttgttttgtttttgctcAAAATTGATTCTACAAAATGGTACTCCAGGGTTGCACGACAAAAGAACTTTGGAAAAAATATCAAACTCGTGTTGTGTGCTGATCGCATACTAGGTCattttattcattctttttCTCCCAGAAAACGCTGATTAAAACATGTTATATTTCACTACAACTTTTTATACTAACAGGTAGACAAAGTTGGAGACTGTAGCTCGTCTATAGAAGACATGGGCAAGACGTTTCATCTGTTCCGATTTCGTTTTTACCGCCCTTGCACTATTGAAACACCACCGGAATCTGACGAAAATGATCCTGCAACATATCTAAGTGAAATGTTATATCGCACAAATGACAGCGACTCAGAGTCACCATCAGATGAATACTCAGCCCCTGGTCAAGACGTCGGAGACGGGATGGCAAATGGTTCTGTAGATATGGCAAACGATCCTAATCCAATTCCAAACGATGAGATGAATTTGGATGGCCTTGATGAGACAAATGGTGATTTAGACATGCCTGCTTTATAACTCACACTAATAAAAAGCTTTGGTAACAAGTAACAGCTTGAAGCTTTGCGCGAACAACGGGCCTGCTTCCTAGAGGCCACACCGCTGTTCCTCAGCCAGTCCGATTTATTCACTGCTCTCGTACAATTTAAGATTGTTTGTATCAATTTTAAACGCCAGCTTCTGCGAAAAGTAGATGGAGAGTGTAGCTTACAGATTCGAGTCTGTTATGCAATCCTAACTTGCTACAAGTTAGGAAAGCTGTACAATGTAACACGTTTGATTTTTAAACTATGTCtatttaaaagtaatttttcaCGTTTTCTCGTACTGATTAAAACCCCTTTTCATTATTTGATTGCGCCAGGTTTATATAATTAAAACCTGGCGGTGTTAAGTTCTATTTGCATTTTGTCATTTCCC containing:
- the LOC120342770 gene encoding uncharacterized protein LOC120342770 isoform X2; translated protein: MEKCVEAETSMFGTLHGANLDGCPTFIKEEPDPIFSSDGDSLPLDTDLNLADLADLMSRGESDLPIELQSSHLDSSPPHNVSDVIHQLHGGHEEQFSLGSVNRETSPSHQNGYSSDGSYQNYSHKNALLIENYQTNGEYRQSNQLQQNKKYALSPQDQSYLQYKHRRCLPESPPDSGSEPCSSPQENREYIDPNRYTNGIGPDHQLQRDRLAQHQQHNHLHNLPGGSSPSGESTCSHQSGGSSQTSGSPYLHNVNQQQQYSPVESQIQQQQQVQEFEDTLNSVQTTNSNPLILHQQSMDYSTANGQQSSLHMNNNYSDQQTPPGTNFYVGSNQGIIQNNGQANDVHSPGSNGLPHPSQHMNPLMEQFLNSQLNGPTTKKRKHSESPQGAVPEQLNATILNHQYQQMIGQPIKQEPGLTSPTGCDARGYYNNAYDMGDTLSRHPSTVQRGIIGGSITLNNNGLSQMPNPTLMNSILPHSDVINHQPPAVTTQPTSSSTHYLDNGSYQVIKWSPHQRENWCNLVDANGKDLPTVSYRVDADKGFNFAVPDDTFVCQKKNHFQVTVHIGVVGQPAFIKSENGLKKIEAFYLNLYGIKYESPSQTINIEQSQSDRSKKSFHPVKVDLPGDQVTKVTVGRLHFSETTSNNMRKKGRPNPDQRYFMCVVALQAQADGKVFMVSAANTEKIIVRASNPGQFDSDDVQWQRAQVPDAIFHNGRVGINYDKPDESLVVHGNIKITGRLMQPSDLRAKEDIQEVDTKDQLRTVQNVRIVRYKYSPEYAQYAGIDPTAVSTGVLAQEFQQVLPDAVKETGDVELQNGDTIPNFLVVDKDRLYMENVGAVKELCKLTGNFESRIDQLERWNKKLAKLKKYDSIRSTASSMFSGISSLSTSTGTPSVSRAGSTRFSKDKNHNANNKNPVSKTKSKNRPSREGSDNRRDRHSRRDEATPDNGGIGCLNQKLTQGLVIALFLVMAFSFVAMSTLYAISLNNNGDQGCSGTNCQTKMLSTNNADDYGNDASTSFRSTVGPSNPTTEIGTPASSGSNRVPISYCPMEGRAVCSEEKNYCCSGPTHGQEISELCQRDMIMPDGVMVTSPSTRRHPDARGGFFNPGKDKYDPYRRFEPTLRPEHFRTSTYRFVNHKAKQEKQREENRRHYNYKTQYRRPPTPRPTIEYVHSKEPQHITHPSTPQHVVTNPTIHPTSPKFHRTLNVTEKKIIAKENWDHQVPVSAFDTDKAKPPSVIRNPESSKDDGMKDDIDNIKEDEVDTKPRFKTMRDEPEEVLTRVRRDVDDIDETDGSDTETDDILSQNGLKILSVRLLEPDVTLYTNETTASPYVLCHSYRNTSFNVPVSMHTPPGVPMTLEFNTTVPGTIYLCDHKKLSFCQEISDQYLPNEEADGRSKDGTSLRFTLFFSSYVSSDYYFRLTTVDKVGDCSSSIEDMGKTFHLFRFRFYRPCTIETPPESDENDPATYLSEMLYRTNDSDSESPSDEYSAPGQDVGDGMANGSVDMANDPNPIPNDEMNLDGLDETNGDLDMPAL
- the LOC120342770 gene encoding uncharacterized protein LOC120342770 isoform X1, producing MEKCVEAETSMFGTLHGANLDGCPTFIKEEPDPIFSSDGDSLPLDTDLNLADLADLMSRGESDLPIELQSSHLDSSPPHNVSDVIHQLHGGHEEQFSLGSVNRETSPSHQNGYSSDGSYQNYSHKNALLIENYQTNGEYRQSNQLQQNKKYALSPQDQSYLQYKHRSRCLPESPPDSGSEPCSSPQENREYIDPNRYTNGIGPDHQLQRDRLAQHQQHNHLHNLPGGSSPSGESTCSHQSGGSSQTSGSPYLHNVNQQQQYSPVESQIQQQQQVQEFEDTLNSVQTTNSNPLILHQQSMDYSTANGQQSSLHMNNNYSDQQTPPGTNFYVGSNQGIIQNNGQANDVHSPGSNGLPHPSQHMNPLMEQFLNSQLNGPTTKKRKHSESPQGAVPEQLNATILNHQYQQMIGQPIKQEPGLTSPTGCDARGYYNNAYDMGDTLSRHPSTVQRGIIGGSITLNNNGLSQMPNPTLMNSILPHSDVINHQPPAVTTQPTSSSTHYLDNGSYQVIKWSPHQRENWCNLVDANGKDLPTVSYRVDADKGFNFAVPDDTFVCQKKNHFQVTVHIGVVGQPAFIKSENGLKKIEAFYLNLYGIKYESPSQTINIEQSQSDRSKKSFHPVKVDLPGDQVTKVTVGRLHFSETTSNNMRKKGRPNPDQRYFMCVVALQAQADGKVFMVSAANTEKIIVRASNPGQFDSDDVQWQRAQVPDAIFHNGRVGINYDKPDESLVVHGNIKITGRLMQPSDLRAKEDIQEVDTKDQLRTVQNVRIVRYKYSPEYAQYAGIDPTAVSTGVLAQEFQQVLPDAVKETGDVELQNGDTIPNFLVVDKDRLYMENVGAVKELCKLTGNFESRIDQLERWNKKLAKLKKYDSIRSTASSMFSGISSLSTSTGTPSVSRAGSTRFSKDKNHNANNKNPVSKTKSKNRPSREGSDNRRDRHSRRDEATPDNGGIGCLNQKLTQGLVIALFLVMAFSFVAMSTLYAISLNNNGDQGCSGTNCQTKMLSTNNADDYGNDASTSFRSTVGPSNPTTEIGTPASSGSNRVPISYCPMEGRAVCSEEKNYCCSGPTHGQEISELCQRDMIMPDGVMVTSPSTRRHPDARGGFFNPGKDKYDPYRRFEPTLRPEHFRTSTYRFVNHKAKQEKQREENRRHYNYKTQYRRPPTPRPTIEYVHSKEPQHITHPSTPQHVVTNPTIHPTSPKFHRTLNVTEKKIIAKENWDHQVPVSAFDTDKAKPPSVIRNPESSKDDGMKDDIDNIKEDEVDTKPRFKTMRDEPEEVLTRVRRDVDDIDETDGSDTETDDILSQNGLKILSVRLLEPDVTLYTNETTASPYVLCHSYRNTSFNVPVSMHTPPGVPMTLEFNTTVPGTIYLCDHKKLSFCQEISDQYLPNEEADGRSKDGTSLRFTLFFSSYVSSDYYFRLTTVDKVGDCSSSIEDMGKTFHLFRFRFYRPCTIETPPESDENDPATYLSEMLYRTNDSDSESPSDEYSAPGQDVGDGMANGSVDMANDPNPIPNDEMNLDGLDETNGDLDMPAL
- the LOC120342770 gene encoding uncharacterized protein LOC120342770 isoform X5, which encodes MEVMNGKAFGTEMTTFDQVKTEYDDGDSLPLDTDLNLADLADLMSRGESDLPIELQSSHLDSSPPHNVSDVIHQLHGGHEEQFSLGSVNRETSPSHQNGYSSDGSYQNYSHKNALLIENYQTNGEYRQSNQLQQNKKYALSPQDQSYLQYKHRSRCLPESPPDSGSEPCSSPQENREYIDPNRYTNGIGPDHQLQRDRLAQHQQHNHLHNLPGGSSPSGESTCSHQSGGSSQTSGSPYLHNVNQQQQYSPVESQIQQQQQVQEFEDTLNSVQTTNSNPLILHQQSMDYSTANGQQSSLHMNNNYSDQQTPPGTNFYVGSNQGIIQNNGQANDVHSPGSNGLPHPSQHMNPLMEQFLNSQLNGPTTKKRKHSESPQGAVPEQLNATILNHQYQQMIGQPIKQEPGLTSPTGCDARGYYNNAYDMGDTLSRHPSTVQRGIIGGSITLNNNGLSQMPNPTLMNSILPHSDVINHQPPAVTTQPTSSSTHYLDNGSYQVIKWSPHQRENWCNLVDANGKDLPTVSYRVDADKGFNFAVPDDTFVCQKKNHFQVTVHIGVVGQPAFIKSENGLKKIEAFYLNLYGIKYESPSQTINIEQSQSDRSKKSFHPVKVDLPGDQVTKVTVGRLHFSETTSNNMRKKGRPNPDQRYFMCVVALQAQADGKVFMVSAANTEKIIVRASNPGQFDSDDVQWQRAQVPDAIFHNGRVGINYDKPDESLVVHGNIKITGRLMQPSDLRAKEDIQEVDTKDQLRTVQNVRIVRYKYSPEYAQYAGIDPTAVSTGVLAQEFQQVLPDAVKETGDVELQNGDTIPNFLVVDKDRLYMENVGAVKELCKLTGNFESRIDQLERWNKKLAKLKKYDSIRSTASSMFSGISSLSTSTGTPSVSRAGSTRFSKDKNHNANNKNPVSKTKSKNRPSREGSDNRRDRHSRRDEATPDNGGIGCLNQKLTQGLVIALFLVMAFSFVAMSTLYAISLNNNGDQGCSGTNCQTKMLSTNNADDYGNDASTSFRSTVGPSNPTTEIGTPASSGSNRVPISYCPMEGRAVCSEEKNYCCSGPTHGQEISELCQRDMIMPDGVMVTSPSTRRHPDARGGFFNPGKDKYDPYRRFEPTLRPEHFRTSTYRFVNHKAKQEKQREENRRHYNYKTQYRRPPTPRPTIEYVHSKEPQHITHPSTPQHVVTNPTIHPTSPKFHRTLNVTEKKIIAKENWDHQVPVSAFDTDKAKPPSVIRNPESSKDDGMKDDIDNIKEDEVDTKPRFKTMRDEPEEVLTRVRRDVDDIDETDGSDTETDDILSQNGLKILSVRLLEPDVTLYTNETTASPYVLCHSYRNTSFNVPVSMHTPPGVPMTLEFNTTVPGTIYLCDHKKLSFCQEISDQYLPNEEADGRSKDGTSLRFTLFFSSYVSSDYYFRLTTVDKVGDCSSSIEDMGKTFHLFRFRFYRPCTIETPPESDENDPATYLSEMLYRTNDSDSESPSDEYSAPGQDVGDGMANGSVDMANDPNPIPNDEMNLDGLDETNGDLDMPAL
- the LOC120342770 gene encoding uncharacterized protein LOC120342770 isoform X3; translation: MAMASIPAMNNRKSHVTFPNSNPCLQDILDGDSLPLDTDLNLADLADLMSRGESDLPIELQSSHLDSSPPHNVSDVIHQLHGGHEEQFSLGSVNRETSPSHQNGYSSDGSYQNYSHKNALLIENYQTNGEYRQSNQLQQNKKYALSPQDQSYLQYKHRSRCLPESPPDSGSEPCSSPQENREYIDPNRYTNGIGPDHQLQRDRLAQHQQHNHLHNLPGGSSPSGESTCSHQSGGSSQTSGSPYLHNVNQQQQYSPVESQIQQQQQVQEFEDTLNSVQTTNSNPLILHQQSMDYSTANGQQSSLHMNNNYSDQQTPPGTNFYVGSNQGIIQNNGQANDVHSPGSNGLPHPSQHMNPLMEQFLNSQLNGPTTKKRKHSESPQGAVPEQLNATILNHQYQQMIGQPIKQEPGLTSPTGCDARGYYNNAYDMGDTLSRHPSTVQRGIIGGSITLNNNGLSQMPNPTLMNSILPHSDVINHQPPAVTTQPTSSSTHYLDNGSYQVIKWSPHQRENWCNLVDANGKDLPTVSYRVDADKGFNFAVPDDTFVCQKKNHFQVTVHIGVVGQPAFIKSENGLKKIEAFYLNLYGIKYESPSQTINIEQSQSDRSKKSFHPVKVDLPGDQVTKVTVGRLHFSETTSNNMRKKGRPNPDQRYFMCVVALQAQADGKVFMVSAANTEKIIVRASNPGQFDSDDVQWQRAQVPDAIFHNGRVGINYDKPDESLVVHGNIKITGRLMQPSDLRAKEDIQEVDTKDQLRTVQNVRIVRYKYSPEYAQYAGIDPTAVSTGVLAQEFQQVLPDAVKETGDVELQNGDTIPNFLVVDKDRLYMENVGAVKELCKLTGNFESRIDQLERWNKKLAKLKKYDSIRSTASSMFSGISSLSTSTGTPSVSRAGSTRFSKDKNHNANNKNPVSKTKSKNRPSREGSDNRRDRHSRRDEATPDNGGIGCLNQKLTQGLVIALFLVMAFSFVAMSTLYAISLNNNGDQGCSGTNCQTKMLSTNNADDYGNDASTSFRSTVGPSNPTTEIGTPASSGSNRVPISYCPMEGRAVCSEEKNYCCSGPTHGQEISELCQRDMIMPDGVMVTSPSTRRHPDARGGFFNPGKDKYDPYRRFEPTLRPEHFRTSTYRFVNHKAKQEKQREENRRHYNYKTQYRRPPTPRPTIEYVHSKEPQHITHPSTPQHVVTNPTIHPTSPKFHRTLNVTEKKIIAKENWDHQVPVSAFDTDKAKPPSVIRNPESSKDDGMKDDIDNIKEDEVDTKPRFKTMRDEPEEVLTRVRRDVDDIDETDGSDTETDDILSQNGLKILSVRLLEPDVTLYTNETTASPYVLCHSYRNTSFNVPVSMHTPPGVPMTLEFNTTVPGTIYLCDHKKLSFCQEISDQYLPNEEADGRSKDGTSLRFTLFFSSYVSSDYYFRLTTVDKVGDCSSSIEDMGKTFHLFRFRFYRPCTIETPPESDENDPATYLSEMLYRTNDSDSESPSDEYSAPGQDVGDGMANGSVDMANDPNPIPNDEMNLDGLDETNGDLDMPAL